DNA sequence from the Orcinus orca chromosome 2, mOrcOrc1.1, whole genome shotgun sequence genome:
CAATCCAGGCTCTGTGGTCTTAGCAAACTGTCTCATCACCCTGATGGGGTGGGAATGCTTGCTTCCCAGCGTTACCTGTGGCGCAGTCAGGAAATCCCTAGCCAACAGTGAGCATTGAGGAGAGAAGGTGTGCCTTGTACTCAGCCCCGGGTCCTGTCTTCCTGGTCTGTGGGCTCTGGACGTGGTGGTTCCTGCCAGTACTGCCTTAGCCTCAGGCAGGTGAGCTGGTCCTGCAGCCCTGGATGCACTGTCACCGTCCTGGATGCCTTCCCAGCCGAGTTgagttcttcctgttttccttgtTGGTTCAGGTAACATCTGTTCCTGAGCTGTCCCTGACCGCCGTGAAACTCAGCCATGACAGCACGGGAGCACAGCACTTGCACCTGGCCAGAGAGGACAGAAATAACCTGTTCAGGTGTGTGCTGCGTCCTGAGGTCACGATCTGGATGCTCTGCTTGGAGCATCTCCTGCACCTTCAGCAGTTTAACAGGGAGAGTAGAGGAGTTTCCCTCCTCCGCTCCCCACGGCCAGGCGGTGGCTGACCAGGTGTGGACCCTGTCCCCGCAGTGTGCAGTTCCGCACCACCCCCATGGACAGCAGCGGTGCCCCGCACGTCCTGGAGCACACGGTCCTGTGCGGCTCTCAGAGGTACCCCTGCCGGGACCCCTTCTTCAAGATGCTGAACAGGTCGCTGTCTACGTTCATGAACGCCTTCACGGGTGAGACGCGGTCTCGGGACACAGCCCTGCCTTCCCGCAGTTTCTGAGATggcgggagggggtggggtgttgGCACTCAGGAGACTGGGGTAGATTTCCCATTCCCTGTCTGGAGGACGTTAGAAGCTTAATCATTTGGGAAAGCCAAATTGTGGTTGATTATAAAACCTGGAGTTTTAGGaaaaatgtgtctgagttttgtCTGGAAAAGGTGACAGCCATTTTCTTTGGGAAGTAATGTTATAAAGCTCGGCCTCTGGAGCTTAGGTTAGCGGTGATGGTGCTGGAGTCTGGGTGGTGACTGCAGGAAGCCGGGCAGTGACGGACTGGCGACGGGGGCGGCTGGGCACACACAGTGGGCGCTCCGTGGGCCAGGCCGTCCTCTGGGCCCGCGGTGACCCCGGCGCCAGACCTGCCGCCCAGAGTGGGcgctgctgcctctgtgcccctGCCAGGTCAGGCCTGCCGTGAGGCTGAGACGGGGCTGAGGTGGAGGAGTCCTGCGGGAActactgctgtatttaaaatcgCCCTCTTCATTGTGTCCAGCTAGTGATTACACCCTGTACCCATTTTCCACACAAAACCCCAAGGACTTCCGGAACCTCCTATCCGTGTATTTGGACGCAGCCTTCTTTCCCTGCTTACGGGAACTGGATTTCTGGTATGTTGTGATTGGTTAATTGATCTTTACCTTAGTGATAGAGTCACCGTCCCCATGTAATTGTTTGCTACTCTTTAGGCAGGAAGGATGGCGACTAGAACATGAGGATCCCAATGACCCCCAGACGCCGTTGGTCTTTAAAGGAGTCGTCTTTAACGAAATGAAGGGAGCGTTTGtgagtgttttcctttttcatgttgGGCTAAATTATCTTACTGTATAAAGTGTTGAAGTACAAATAGGCTCGGTAGCTAGTTGGCGTCATGCCATGTCACAGTTTTCTCACTATGAGACCTGGAATTAGCGGGCACAGTGCTGTGAGCAGGGACCGCAGGACGGTGAGCTGGACAGCAGTTCCCAGCTGTGGTGTGGGAGCCACTGTGACCTGTGACCTGCAGGGCGTCAGCCAGGTGAAGACCGCGTTTCTGACGATCCCGAGACCGTGTCTTTTCCACTCTCTCTTGCCCGAGTGTATGGTGGAGTTTACAGATCTAATTACATATCAAGTTATTGGTAAAGACCACTGCATAAAGGGAATGTCTCAGTAAGGCGGGTCGCGGGGTTTTTTGGCTCCCGGTGCGTGTAAAAGTTATGTGTACACTTTACTGTAGGGCTTAAAAGTGTGCGGTAGCACCACGCCTGAAAAAACCATACATAGCTTAATTAACATCACTTCATGGCTGAAAGATGCATCGGTGGGCGTCCTCATGTACCACGAGAACAGTTGTCCTTGCGGGATGTTGGTGGGTGTGCTCCCAGGACGTGGCTCATTTGTTGAATTACACGAACAGTGCCTGCGTTGGTTTTCACGTACACGTGTACTTTTACTTGAAGACAGATAACGAGAGGATGTTCTCACAGCACGTTCAGAGCCACCTGCTTCCCGACCACACATACTCAGTGGTCTCTGGAGGGGACCCCTTGTGCATCCCGGACCTCACGTGGGAGCAGCTCAGACAGTTCCACGCCACACACTACCACCCCAGCAACGCCAGGTGACTGCCTTGTGAAGCTCGGTGCCAGGTGTTTGCTTTCCTTGCACTGTCATGCTTTTCTCCAGTTCGGCTTGGAAAGGTTTGCTTAATAATGTGTGCGTTTAGACACTCCTTCGGGTCTGCAGCGGTAACTCTCACACGCCCAGCAAGGTGAGGGCCTGGCCTGCCCGCCTGCCTCCTCTGCAGCTCAGCTTTGTGCTGAGGGGGTGACAGGGGAGGCTGGCAGGTCCTCCTTGCAGGCTGACATGGGCCCTGGAGAGGTGCCCCCAAAGTGGCAGCTGCATCAGTAAACCTCAGAGATTTACTTCCTATTAGATTGCTTGTGTAAGATACTGTTAATAATAAAACGCTAATAGCCGTGTTTGCAAATACATTAAGCGTTCATTTAAAGTCATACTTGCAAGATTATTTTaagtgcaaaattttaaaatttaaattatgaaaagtcTAAAGCATCCAGGAGAGTGTAAAGAGTAGAACAACGAACTCTGTACACTTAGCACGTAGCTTCATCCTTTGGACGTGTACATAGGTATACGTAGATACATGCAGATATGTTCGAGGATGTTCTTTTACATAAGATAATAGCATTTTCAcgtttaacaaaataaaaaataattgattaaaacTGATTAAAACCACCTATACCTCAGCCCAAATTGATTTTCCAGTTGTCCCTGAAATGTTTGATCAGATGAGGCCCACAAACTGCCTTTCCCTGCCGTGTCTCCTAAGCACCCTTTCTAGTGGGACAATGCCCCCTCCTCATTCTCATGGACCAGTTGAAGACGTTAGGCCAGGCCCCCTCTTGACTTTCTCGCCTTCTGGGGTGTCTCGCCGCTTCTCTGGTATTGGCGGACGTGCTTCTCCATTTCCTGAGAGCTGGACGTGGGTCCATAGACTGCCTGCACCCTCGTAGGTGATGCCTGCATGCCTGCGGCACCCAGCGGGGATGCCAGGGCTGGTGGGATGGTGATGGCGACCTCGCTCCACTGAAAGCCCGCTCCCCCTGCGGACCCAGGCCGTCTGCTGGGGTGGCGTGCTGGCCCCAAGAATATTCACACTCCTCACGGCCTGGGAGTGGCTCTCATGTTCAGTGATAATTGTTGCCTGGAGCAGTTCCTGTGATAGGATTTGCAAATTTTCTAAAGAATTCTGTaatttcttctatatttattGGCTGGGTTTCTGTAAAGAAGAATTTACTCTGAAGTACTGTTCTCCGGGGAAAGGCGGTGGGTGGGCTGTGGGAGTGAGGTTTCCCTTGGCTGTCCAGTTTTGGGGGCTGGCACTCCTCCAGTGACGAcagaaaggacttttttttagttttgtttgaattatttcattttttaaaatattattacaacCTCATGGAAACGttttcatatatgtgtatatttaaggtgtgatcaagtgaaattaaaataaatttttttaatgctcaaATTTGCCCCACTGTGGCCTAAGGAAGTTCCTTGACAGTCATCCTGTCTTTCTGAAGATCTTTAGTCTTCAGTAACTTCACTGGTTTCTGCCCCAGCCCCAAATCCAGGCTCATCCTGCCCCCAGTCCATAGCTGGCCTTTTTTCGGGGAGTTCTGGAGCTAAATGCAGACGGGCATATAGAGACTGTGTTTAGATGGCACCGGGGGTGCTTGTTGCCCTGGATTATCACATTCTATATTCCGAGTGGGAGATGTGACGGGATCTTTAGGATGCTACTTCCCTAGCCCTTAAGCGTAGCTCACACAGCATTCTGTTACAAAGATGAAGTCTGTCATTGTCTTCTTTATCCCCGATGAATAATATGTTGTCTTAAAAACATGTGTGACCTGAAACTTGTAGCCTAAATTTGAAGTTTGTGAATTAAATTTTGTTTGGTAGTCTTAGGTggattattgtgttactgtagctAAGGTCTTAAGTATGTTAATGTGCAACTTATTTGGTTTTTGAAACACCTTTAATAGTAGATTCAAAATGAAGAGCAATTTTTGCCAGAGTACATTTAATTAATACCTTTTGTACAGTTCGTGTTTTGTTTGAACCATATCTTGTAAAAAGAGCAAAAGCCTCTTCAGTGTTTGTGgttaaattaagtgaaaaaaggtgTTCCTGTGTGAAGTTCACTTCAGCCTGGAAACTGGCTTGTTATCGGCTGTCATGTCCTGCACACCCTCCAGTTCATACAAAGCCGTCTGtgttgatttctaatcttttaACCTAAAATAAACTAAGGTATTCTCTCAAAATTTCAGGTTCTTCACTTATGGTGATTTTCCGCTAGAACAGCATCTGAAACAAATTCATGAAGAAGCACTGAGTAAATTTCAGAGAATCAAGCCACATACCACAGTGCCAGCCCAGAAGCCTTGGGATAAGCCTGTAAGTGCCGGGTCCAGAGTCATAAGTGTCACCAGGCCTGTGAGATACATGCTACGGAGGCACGGGCATATGTTAATAGGGTTTTCAGATGCCGTGGACTGTGCCGTGTACGTAACAGCTTCTCAAGCCTGAAGAGCAGTTATTTGTTTGGGAGGAAAGTTAATCTAGTGAAAAGTATCCTGTGGACCGTTTTATACATCAGGTAACCTGTGCTTGGTTGAACCCCTTCACACACGCTCTGTCCTCTTCCAGAGGGAGTTCCAGATCACGTGTGCCCCAGACTCGCTGGCCGCGGGCTCCTCAGAGCAGACGACCATCAGTGTCAGCTTCCTCCTGCCAGAGTGAGTGTGCTCACTCTGCTGACCCAGTGGGGACGGGGTAGCTGGGAGGTCGGGGGCGGGGGACGCTCCACTTGGGCGTAAGTGAGTGGACAGTAAGAATTCAGGAGTCCAGCAGTGTTAGCTGTGGGGTGTTTTTAACAACGTCTGGGATGGTTTGGGTTTAGTGTTGGGGGTCGGGGATGCCTCTGTGTGTGAGAAGAGCACTGTGAACTGTGGCCTTGAAAGAACATTTGTTCACACGAGACTAATCCCAGAGGCCTGGGCCCGCAGGGTGTGTGGGCAGGAAGGGGTCCTGTCTGTGTCTGCCCTCTGCAGCTGCACAGCCTGACCGAATGGCCCCGTTTCCTGTGTGTCTCTCATCTGCATGTGGGCGGTGCGGTTATACTGAAACAGTGCATGTCAGAGTGCTGGGCGCCCTGTTGTATGATAGCATGCGATGTGCAGCTCTGTTAGCCTCAGGGTTTGGGAGCCCCAGAATCCCAGCATATGAGAGCTTTGAATATCAAAAAATACTCTCTTTACCCATGTAACTGTTAAAATAGAAGTTGAAATGCAAGAATTTCTAGTAGAATTTCAGTTTTTGGGGGAAATAAGTGTCAATTTATTagtgattttaataattttgaaaacatttataaGGGCCAACcgtttccctttttttctcccccctcccGTGTTTATAAATGAAGCATCACTGACACATTTGAAGCCTTCACGTTGAGCCTTCTGTCTTCACTCTTGATCAGTGGCCCCAACTCGCCCTTCTACAAAGCCCTCATTGAATCTGGACTCGGCACAGACTTTTCCCCTGACGTTGGGTACGTTTTATTATCAGATCAGATCATTAGTCCACGATAGGGGCAATTTTGACATCTCACAATGTCTGGACACATTTTAGGTTGTCACAACTGGCAGCTCATGGGCGGGGGTCAGGGGTGTAGATGCTCCACATTCCATAGTCACAGGACGGCCCTCTTCCCGCCCCAGCTATGGTTCCAGGACAAGCTGTTTGTGTCCCCtgcaggggacatttggcaaaaaaacccaaacaaaacccaacaaggTAGCTCTTCCAAGATCTCAGAATGGCATACTGCTGCCTGTTTTAAAAATCAGgccattaaatattctttgaaatctTAAGATTTTGTTAAAACTCTCTAGATTTATTCTGctttaaatctaaaatttaaattgtgatttttagaaatgttaaaaggacaTGAATGTAAATGTGACTAGTTGTATCTGAGCAGCAAATACCCGAGGATGCTGCTTTACTGGCTTTCTCATGGGGGAGTCCTTGCCTATGTCCTGTAGAGGATTTGATCTCAGTAAAGCATCTTATAAATGAGTGATGGAGGCTGTACAGATTCTAACGCATTACCTGCTTTTGTATCCCAGGTACAATGGCTGCACACGGGAGGCCTACTTCAGCGTGGGCCTGCAGGGTATTGCAGAGAAGGACATTCAGACAGTCCAGGACCTCGTGGATAGGACACTGGATGACATCATTGAGTACGTGAGGTGTCTGTGGGGCTGGGCTGGAGTGCCCCCTCCTGAGTGTAGGGGGCACTTTACGTCACAGAACACATACTCCTTCATGGGAGCTGCCTTGTTCAGAAACATGGATTTCTTAACATCTGAGTTCTTGGTGTTTCTATAGGAAAGGATTTGAAGATGATCGAATCGAAGCCTTACTTCATAAAATTGAGATACAGATGAAGCACCAGTCTGTCAGCTTTGGACTCGCCCTGACGTCTGTGTGTATTGCTCAAACgcctcatttctctttttttgttaccTTTATAATTAGTGGTTCTCGAAAATACAGATTGTTATTCACAGCACCTTTCATTTGAACCTTGAAAGTTAACGGTGTTTCAGATCGGATAtaaaattactgttaattttagTAATACGTTGCTTGTCTTTTTACTAGCTTAATTCATTAGCTTTCCgatgtcttattttttaatagatttatgcAGAGTGCTTTAAACGGATAGGGATTTATGATAACTATTagtaattatattttccaaaaagtaATTTTTGAACCTGTGCTTTTTAATTTGTTAGGAAAAAAAACTCACATAAAATGAGTttagttttccttcttctagCCAAAGAATGACTTAATTTTTGTCATGAACAGTCAtctgtgatatttttaaatatagaaactgAGTCTTAATGAAAAGGCAGGCTTGGATGTTGGCTGAACCGACGCAGAGTTCACAGGTAACGTGCCACATGTTGTGACCCCCGTTGCAGTACGTAGCTTCCTGCTGGAATCACGACGGGGACCCCGTGGAGCTCCTCAAGCTCGGGAGTCAGGTGGCCCAGTTCCGGAAGTGCCTGGAGGAAAATCCAAAATTTTtgcaagaaaaagtaaaacagtaTTTTAAGGTAAGAAACTTGGAGGATTTATATCTGTAGTTTTGAAGTGGAATTTTATAACAATGAAGGGAACATTAGGAATATAATCTACATTGTGTAAGTCCATTTCTGCTAATAGGTGACATAATTTCTTACTTACTAATTAAAATTGTAAATGGTCATATtagctttaaaaattcaattttccaGATTCTTAGGCAGGTTGGTTTTTATATGaatatgtgcatgtgtttttttacaTGTGAATTGTGTAGGTATGTGTATAACAAAACATCTGCCTGTGTTTTTGTCGTGTTTTGGTAATAGGATATATAGAATACGAGAAGAGTCGCCTAAATGTGTAAATGTTCTGGTTGTTTTTACCAAGGCGTCTTCTGGTGCTCGCTTGTTTGTCTCCACAGATTTGTGGGCTTTTGTGCTTGGTGTGTGTTCCTTGGTGGATGGTCATTAATAGGACAGAATGTCATCTACCACCCTTTCCCcgggggtcggggggtgggggaacGACACCGTCCTGCCATGAGTGGGAGCCACGTTCCTGTGCACCAGCATTTGGGACCATTCAGCCAGCAGTCTCTCTTGAGTTACGAGTTATTTTGCATGAGGTGCTTGTCGTGCTGTACTTCTCCCACTCTGTGTAGTGTCACAGGTGAACCTTTTGCGTGCGTGTGTTTCTAGTGGCTGCGTAAATCGGGCACATTAAGTCACCTAACATTTTCACGTTAGGGCAACATCTGTTTTGTCctcataatttataaaaatactgagTGCAGAATTTAGTCCCAGCCTTTGAGAAGTTAACAGTATAATGAAGACtaggtaaaaattaaataactttattgTACGTTATTTTCAATTTAGACTAAAGCCAAaggtttataatattaaaaagtgCAAGCGGTTTCTTTGTACAACCAACGTGTAAAGGGAATGTTGAATGTCAACGCGTTTGTGGTTAAGACGTAGTAACCACCGTGGTCATGTCACAGCACCGGCCTGTGTGGAGTACGTGGTCCCCGCAGAGCACATGGACCTCGAGGATTGCGTGTGGACCTCAAGGATTGagtgtggcgcacaggctttctgCACACAGCCCTTCGGGGCGAGTTCTGTCGTCGTGACTGTGTGAAACGGGAAAATGGAACTGCTCGAGGCTGGCTCGGTGCTGGACatgataaaatctttttttaatttggctttttTGTTGCAGAATAATCAGCATAAGTTGACTTTATCAATGAAACCAGACGACAAGTATTCCGAGAAACAAATGCAGCTGGAAGCAGAAAAACTGAAGCAAAAGGTCAACTCTCTTTCCCCGGAAGACAAGCAGCAGATCTATGAAAAAGGTCAGGCCTGGTAATTCCCTCGCCTTCGCCCAACCCCACTGTGCTGTTTAGGGATAAGTGTCGTTTCAGCCAACAATCCTCTGTTGGGTGCCTATGGAGTTCTCTGTTTGGTGCAGTGGGTTCAACCCCAGTAGGATTGACCCTGTTTTTAGAAAATCCACCCTGTGATTCAGCAGGAAAGGCAGGCATACTGGAAAAGAGGTGGCTTTATAAGGTTTATTCATTCACAGATTTTACAAATGCCTTTTCTATACCAGCGGCTGTAATAGGTCACTAAATGTGTGTTGTGTTGCAGTACATAGTTAACTGCAAACGGGCCCTGTGGACAGTGTGAGCTGTGGGTTCAGGAGAGGCAGGTCTCGGGGGCGACACAGGCCTTGAGCTCCTCATGGAACCCCCCCACCCCGGTCCCTGTGGTGCAGGCGCTATGAGCACAGAAACGGGTCTGTGGTATATCCCAGTGCTAACCTGCACTGCCTGTAAAGCCCGGTGGTCCTACTCCTGAGCgtttacccaagagaagtgaaagcatCGGTCCACACAGAACTTGAGCTAGCCTCATTTCCACCCACGTGGTGTCCACACAGGGAAATACTGTGAAATATCCACACAGTGAAATGCTGCTCAGCCATAAAGGGGACCAAAATACTGATACACTCAAGATCCGTGAGTTGCaaagcattgtgctaagtgaagttAGGGGCACAAAGGAACACCTGTGGAACAGGTTCATTTACCTGAAGCCCTAGAAATGGCGATGCTCTAGTGCCAGAGGCTGGTGAGTCCAGGAGCACAGCAGGGATCATCTGC
Encoded proteins:
- the PITRM1 gene encoding presequence protease, mitochondrial isoform X2, which gives rise to MWRSGCGAGVLLRRLNGRTASLGAWRWASTMACERALLRYRVGGKIHGFTVSQVTSVPELSLTAVKLSHDSTGAQHLHLAREDRNNLFSVQFRTTPMDSSGAPHVLEHTVLCGSQRYPCRDPFFKMLNRSLSTFMNAFTASDYTLYPFSTQNPKDFRNLLSVYLDAAFFPCLRELDFWQEGWRLEHEDPNDPQTPLVFKGVVFNEMKGAFTDNERMFSQHVQSHLLPDHTYSVVSGGDPLCIPDLTWEQLRQFHATHYHPSNARFFTYGDFPLEQHLKQIHEEALSKFQRIKPHTTVPAQKPWDKPREFQITCAPDSLAAGSSEQTTISVSFLLPDITDTFEAFTLSLLSSLLISGPNSPFYKALIESGLGTDFSPDVGYNGCTREAYFSVGLQGIAEKDIQTVQDLVDRTLDDIIEKGFEDDRIEALLHKIEIQMKHQSVSFGLALTSYVASCWNHDGDPVELLKLGSQVAQFRKCLEENPKFLQEKVKQYFKNNQHKLTLSMKPDDKYSEKQMQLEAEKLKQKVNSLSPEDKQQIYEKGLELQAQQSQPQDASCLPALKVSDIEPRIPFTEVEVALAAGDIPVQYCTQPTNGVIYFRAFSSLNTLPEELRPYVPLFCNVLTKLGCGALDYRELAQQVDLKTGGLAATPHVLPDDSHLDTYEQGVLFSSFCLDRNLPDMMHLWSEIFNNPCFEAEEHFRVLVKMTAQELSNGVPDAGHLYASIRAGRMLAPAGDLQETFGGMDQVRLMKRIAEMTDIKPILRKLPRIRKHLLNCDNFRCSVNATPQQMSQVENSVDNFLRTLSRSKKERKPAHPHVVEKPAPKGPGRHSPFTRKLVTDPTFKPCPLKTHFQLPFPVNYVAECIRTAPYAAPAHARCEGVGRRRDA